A single window of Streptomyces griseoviridis DNA harbors:
- a CDS encoding cold-shock protein — translation MASGTVKWFNAEKGFGFIEQDGGGPDVFAHYSNINASGFRELQEGQKVTFDVAQGQKGPQAENITPA, via the coding sequence ATGGCCAGCGGAACCGTCAAGTGGTTCAACGCCGAAAAGGGTTTCGGCTTCATCGAGCAGGACGGCGGCGGGCCGGACGTCTTCGCGCACTACTCGAACATCAACGCCTCCGGCTTCCGTGAGCTGCAGGAGGGTCAGAAGGTGACCTTCGACGTGGCTCAGGGTCAGAAGGGCCCGCAGGCGGAGAACATCACCCCCGCCTGA
- a CDS encoding RidA family protein translates to MSAADDAPVPRGDYASARVAAGLVHTAGMTPRAGGAMAATGALGVDLEVAEARPLAALAARRAVEAGRRAAEEAGLRLASAVSMTVYVAATADFTDHSRVADGASEAVRELLGGPAPVRAAVGVTGLPSGAPVEVSLVLATTGSG, encoded by the coding sequence GTGAGCGCCGCCGACGACGCGCCGGTGCCGCGGGGCGACTACGCCAGTGCCCGGGTCGCGGCGGGGCTCGTGCACACGGCGGGCATGACCCCGCGCGCGGGCGGCGCCATGGCGGCGACCGGTGCACTCGGGGTGGACCTGGAGGTGGCCGAGGCCAGGCCGCTGGCGGCGCTGGCCGCCCGGCGCGCGGTGGAGGCGGGGCGGCGGGCGGCCGAGGAGGCGGGGCTGCGGCTGGCGTCCGCCGTGTCGATGACGGTGTACGTGGCGGCCACGGCGGACTTCACGGACCACAGCCGGGTCGCCGACGGCGCCAGTGAGGCGGTGCGCGAGCTGCTGGGCGGACCGGCTCCGGTCCGGGCCGCGGTGGGCGTCACCGGCCTGCCGTCCGGCGCTCCGGTGGAGGTCTCCCTGGTCCTCGCGACGACCGGCTCCGGGTGA
- a CDS encoding carbon-nitrogen hydrolase family protein — translation MGLTVALGQARSVPGDLAANLATAVRLVREAAGAGARLLALPELFSCGYDPAAVAAAGRELTLAAPAPGTAPAEDSPLAPLARAAAESGVWVVLGAVLAGPRDGDAPARRPVNAVLVVDPAGVVAGQYAKVHLWGPERDVFAAGGELVAVQADGVRVGLGVCYDAGFPEFTRAHRRAGAHAVLYCSAFAEGDTEHRYGVYHPARAVENGVYTLVCNAVGDLAGERYFGRSGAWHPDGRPLAALGAEEGVLVVTLEPDEPTRVQAELPYLAELRRDLLGDVPAPPPLTLLRRSAAPATPVNRPTGAPHAARLPRR, via the coding sequence ATGGGCCTGACCGTCGCCCTCGGCCAGGCGCGTTCGGTCCCCGGCGACCTCGCGGCCAACCTCGCCACCGCCGTGCGCCTGGTGCGCGAGGCGGCCGGGGCGGGCGCCCGGCTGCTGGCCCTGCCCGAGCTGTTCAGCTGCGGCTACGACCCGGCGGCCGTCGCGGCGGCGGGCCGGGAGCTGACCCTGGCCGCGCCGGCCCCCGGCACCGCCCCCGCCGAGGACAGCCCGCTGGCCCCGCTGGCACGGGCGGCGGCCGAGAGCGGGGTGTGGGTGGTGCTGGGCGCGGTGCTCGCCGGGCCGCGGGACGGGGACGCTCCCGCCCGACGGCCCGTCAACGCGGTGCTCGTCGTCGATCCCGCAGGCGTGGTGGCCGGGCAGTACGCCAAGGTCCATCTCTGGGGGCCCGAGCGCGATGTCTTCGCGGCCGGTGGGGAGTTGGTCGCCGTTCAGGCCGACGGGGTGCGGGTCGGACTCGGGGTCTGCTACGACGCCGGGTTCCCGGAGTTCACCCGGGCCCACCGGCGGGCCGGCGCGCACGCGGTGCTGTACTGCTCGGCGTTCGCCGAGGGCGACACCGAGCACCGGTACGGCGTCTACCATCCGGCGCGCGCCGTGGAGAACGGCGTCTACACCCTCGTCTGCAACGCCGTCGGCGACCTCGCGGGCGAGCGGTACTTCGGCCGCAGCGGCGCCTGGCACCCCGACGGCCGTCCCCTCGCCGCCCTCGGCGCCGAGGAAGGCGTCCTGGTCGTGACCCTCGAACCGGACGAACCCACCCGGGTGCAAGCCGAGTTGCCCTATCTCGCGGAGCTGCGCCGCGACCTGCTCGGGGACGTTCCCGCGCCCCCGCCCCTCACCCTGCTGCGGCGCTCCGCAGCACCCGCCACCCCCGTCAACCGTCCGACAGGAGCCCCTCATGCCGCCCGTCTTCCCCGCCGCTGA
- a CDS encoding Lrp/AsnC family transcriptional regulator, with protein MTCRAPGDTVDELDRRIIAALQLNGRAPWSAVARWVDASETTAQRRYRALRERGVLRVVGTLELDRTREGSSMLVRVQARPGRGLEVADRLTASPDVRFVAVVTGAADLIVDFVARDNDEMMRMLFTDLPAADLITSTEAVPVIRAFTSASMWDTGLLPPEAAADLRPATLASSCDRADWDEAPQALNSLEQDVVAALKQDGRTQVSALARSLGHTESGVARAMDRLIARGILQFRTLVEPALLGYDAEFMVWLSIEPDRLDAAGRQLARHSGTKFLGAATGRFNLVGHMVLPRRTDLFRYTSDVIGALPGLIASDVTLHLVTMKYSWHRMTRTA; from the coding sequence ATGACCTGCCGAGCCCCCGGGGACACCGTCGACGAGCTGGACCGCCGCATCATCGCCGCGCTCCAGCTCAACGGCCGCGCCCCGTGGAGCGCGGTGGCCCGCTGGGTGGACGCCAGTGAGACGACCGCCCAGCGGCGCTACCGGGCGCTGCGCGAGCGGGGCGTGCTGCGCGTCGTCGGCACCCTGGAGCTGGACCGGACGCGGGAGGGATCCTCCATGCTGGTCCGGGTGCAGGCCAGGCCGGGGCGCGGCCTCGAGGTCGCCGACCGGCTCACCGCCAGCCCGGACGTCCGGTTCGTGGCCGTCGTCACCGGCGCCGCCGACCTCATCGTCGACTTCGTCGCGCGGGACAACGACGAGATGATGCGGATGCTGTTCACCGACCTGCCCGCGGCCGACCTCATCACCAGCACCGAGGCGGTCCCGGTGATCCGCGCGTTCACCTCGGCGTCGATGTGGGACACCGGGCTGCTGCCGCCCGAGGCGGCGGCGGACCTGCGGCCGGCCACCCTGGCGTCGTCGTGCGACCGCGCCGACTGGGACGAGGCGCCACAAGCGCTCAACAGCCTGGAGCAGGACGTCGTCGCGGCCCTGAAGCAGGACGGCAGGACCCAGGTCAGCGCGCTGGCCAGGAGCCTCGGGCACACCGAGTCCGGTGTCGCGCGGGCCATGGACCGGCTCATCGCGCGCGGCATCCTCCAGTTCCGCACCCTGGTCGAACCGGCGCTGCTCGGCTACGACGCCGAGTTCATGGTGTGGCTGTCGATCGAGCCGGACCGGCTCGACGCGGCGGGGCGCCAGCTCGCCCGGCACTCGGGCACCAAGTTCCTGGGCGCGGCGACCGGCCGCTTCAACCTCGTCGGCCACATGGTGCTGCCCAGGCGCACCGACCTGTTCCGCTACACCAGTGACGTCATCGGGGCGCTGCCGGGGCTGATCGCCTCCGACGTGACGCTGCATCTCGTCACCATGAAGTACTCCTGGCACCGGATGACCCGCACCGCCTGA
- a CDS encoding M20/M25/M40 family metallo-hydrolase, which yields MNDTTAQRAAYTVVGAGAIGGTLAFALARAGHPVTVVDADRDHVAAIRAEGLVVARGDTRSSVAVTAVTPDEFDGTLGRVLLAVKAQATGTAVDWIAPRLAPDGYVVSLQNGFNEALIAERVGAGRTVAAFVNIFADVVEPGVVLDGGAGALVVGEPEGAPVSERVRDLVADLQSWGPAVASDNVEGYLWAKAGFGAMLAATALADAPMADLIDRHRPAMAALTGEIFAVADRLGVTLEPFDAFDPLPLRRAADPADRDAGFDRLTAWLRTQSKDRSGIWRDLAVRRRPVEVTTHYADVFAHAAREGLPTTLLRTVVDGLLLLEGAPQEMAESRLDALDRLAVDASRAAAVREWLEGHREELVTDLADCTAQGSASDDPDALDACLGWLRDWLDRRLGTPDAEEILPRADAGDVLVRRYPGRDSAAGDGRPVLLLGHYDTVWPTGTLDDWPFTRDGDRVTGPGVFDMKAGLVQAVWALRALDALGLPRPACTLMLNGDEETGSLASHEAIVEEARGSRLAMVFEAAADGAIKTARKGVGLFTLTVTGREAHAGLDPAAGASAVDELAHQILRLAGLRDHEAGTSLNVGVVEGGTRSNVTAGRAVARIDVRVASAAERERISRALAALTPVDARTRVEITGDWNRPVFERTEQVAALAGLARRCAGLLGEELAEASVGGASDGNFVAAAGTPVLDGIGALGSGAHARSENTSVSGLVGRSALAATVLVALAAD from the coding sequence ATGAACGACACCACCGCGCAGCGGGCCGCCTACACGGTCGTCGGCGCCGGGGCGATCGGCGGCACCCTCGCCTTCGCCCTCGCACGGGCCGGCCACCCGGTCACCGTCGTCGACGCCGACCGCGACCACGTGGCGGCGATCCGCGCCGAGGGGCTCGTCGTGGCCCGCGGCGACACGCGGTCGAGCGTGGCCGTCACGGCCGTCACCCCCGACGAGTTCGACGGCACCCTCGGGCGGGTCCTGCTCGCCGTGAAGGCGCAGGCCACCGGAACCGCCGTCGACTGGATCGCGCCGCGCCTCGCCCCGGACGGATATGTGGTCTCGCTCCAGAACGGCTTCAACGAGGCGCTGATCGCCGAACGGGTCGGCGCCGGGCGCACGGTCGCCGCGTTCGTCAACATCTTCGCGGACGTCGTCGAGCCGGGCGTCGTGCTCGACGGCGGGGCCGGCGCGCTGGTCGTCGGGGAGCCCGAGGGGGCGCCGGTCAGCGAGCGTGTCCGCGACCTGGTGGCCGACCTGCAGAGCTGGGGTCCGGCGGTGGCCAGCGACAACGTCGAGGGGTACCTGTGGGCGAAGGCGGGGTTCGGCGCGATGCTCGCCGCGACCGCGCTCGCGGACGCCCCGATGGCCGACCTCATCGACCGGCACCGGCCCGCGATGGCGGCCCTGACCGGCGAGATCTTCGCCGTGGCCGACCGGCTGGGCGTCACCCTCGAGCCCTTCGACGCCTTCGACCCGCTGCCGCTGCGGCGGGCGGCCGACCCGGCGGACCGCGACGCCGGGTTCGACCGGCTCACCGCCTGGCTGCGCACCCAGTCCAAGGACCGCAGCGGCATCTGGCGCGACCTCGCGGTGCGCCGCCGTCCCGTCGAGGTGACCACCCACTACGCCGACGTCTTCGCGCACGCGGCCCGCGAGGGGCTGCCGACGACGCTGCTGCGCACGGTCGTCGACGGGCTGCTGCTGCTGGAGGGCGCCCCGCAGGAGATGGCGGAGTCACGCCTCGACGCCCTCGACCGGCTCGCCGTCGACGCGTCCCGGGCCGCCGCCGTGCGGGAGTGGCTCGAAGGGCACCGCGAGGAACTGGTCACCGACCTGGCCGACTGCACCGCCCAGGGCAGCGCGAGCGACGACCCGGACGCCCTCGACGCCTGCCTCGGCTGGCTGCGCGACTGGCTCGACCGGCGCCTCGGCACCCCGGACGCCGAGGAGATCCTGCCGCGCGCGGACGCCGGGGACGTCCTGGTGCGCCGCTACCCCGGCCGGGACAGCGCCGCCGGCGACGGCCGCCCGGTGCTGCTGCTCGGGCACTACGACACCGTCTGGCCCACCGGCACCCTCGACGACTGGCCGTTCACGCGCGACGGCGACCGCGTCACCGGCCCCGGCGTGTTCGACATGAAGGCCGGGCTGGTCCAGGCGGTCTGGGCGCTGCGCGCGCTCGACGCGCTCGGGCTGCCCCGCCCGGCCTGCACCCTGATGCTGAACGGCGACGAGGAGACCGGCAGCCTCGCCTCCCACGAGGCCATCGTCGAGGAGGCCCGGGGCAGCAGGCTCGCGATGGTCTTCGAGGCCGCGGCGGACGGCGCCATCAAGACCGCCCGCAAGGGGGTCGGCCTCTTCACCCTCACCGTCACCGGCCGTGAGGCCCACGCGGGGCTCGACCCGGCCGCCGGGGCCAGCGCGGTCGACGAACTCGCCCACCAGATCCTGCGGCTGGCTGGACTGCGCGACCACGAGGCCGGCACGTCCCTCAACGTGGGCGTGGTGGAGGGCGGCACCCGCAGCAACGTGACGGCGGGCCGCGCGGTCGCCAGGATCGACGTCCGGGTCGCCTCGGCGGCCGAACGCGAGCGGATCAGCCGGGCCCTGGCCGCCCTGACGCCCGTCGACGCGCGCACCCGGGTCGAGATCACCGGGGACTGGAACCGCCCGGTCTTCGAGCGGACCGAGCAGGTGGCCGCGCTCGCCGGGCTGGCCCGCCGGTGCGCGGGGCTGCTCGGCGAGGAGCTGGCGGAGGCGTCGGTCGGCGGGGCGAGCGACGGCAACTTCGTCGCCGCGGCGGGCACCCCGGTCCTCGACGGCATCGGGGCGCTCGGCTCGGGCGCGCACGCCCGCTCGGAGAACACGTCGGTCTCCGGCCTGGTCGGCCGCTCGGCGCTGGCGGCCACCGTGCTGGTGGCACTGGCCGCCGACTGA
- a CDS encoding DUF4328 domain-containing protein, with protein sequence MRGRLRVLVPPAARQIGLTAPDRFGDGPGWAIGSWLIPVGALWLPYRVALEMWSAATPASADGGVGRARRWPVHLWWALFVASVFLDRFAALRLDAADDRHEVRGALGQLLAADVLDLVAAAAAVYFATRLTARYGRVARQAPVPHPPVPGALPQP encoded by the coding sequence GTGCGCGGTCGTCTTCGTGTCCTGGTTCCACCAGCTGCGCGCCAGATCGGCCTGACGGCCCCCGACCGGTTCGGTGACGGCCCCGGCTGGGCCATCGGCTCCTGGCTGATTCCCGTCGGCGCGCTCTGGCTGCCGTACCGCGTCGCCCTGGAGATGTGGAGCGCCGCCACCCCGGCCTCCGCCGACGGCGGGGTCGGCCGCGCCCGGAGATGGCCGGTGCACCTGTGGTGGGCGCTGTTCGTCGCGAGCGTGTTCCTCGACCGGTTCGCCGCCCTGCGGCTCGACGCCGCCGACGACCGCCACGAGGTCCGCGGCGCCCTGGGACAGCTGCTGGCCGCCGACGTCCTCGACCTGGTGGCCGCCGCCGCGGCGGTGTACTTCGCGACCCGGCTGACGGCCCGGTACGGACGCGTCGCCCGGCAGGCGCCGGTGCCCCACCCGCCGGTGCCGGGCGCCCTACCCCAGCCGTAG
- a CDS encoding M24 family metallopeptidase — MPPVFPAAEYDRRLAALRATLKSEKLDAVVVHTPENVCYLSGHATPGYYTYQCLIVTADGEAAVLSRQTETVNARETTHLDRVEGFADSADPLRATAGLLARLAPGATAVGLETRSWFLPPESYERLSGLLTAGGARVRSIDGALAAARLIKSPAEIEQIRAAARSTDAGMLAAAEAAVPGASERAVAAAAFQGMIASGSEYFGMEPFVASGPRAGTIHASWSDRVIGADEPVLLEMSATVGRYNAPLMHTVWSGALSGEAAEMAVACAAARDAALAHVRPGGSPAEAHAACKAAISDAGLAHTYRKRSGYSVGIAFAPDWGEGHLLSLGETEEKRFAANMVVHVVPTLRIAGTAGIGLSATVLITDDGHEVLTSCPVGPQR; from the coding sequence ATGCCGCCCGTCTTCCCCGCCGCTGAGTACGACCGCAGGCTGGCCGCGCTGCGTGCCACGCTGAAGTCCGAGAAGCTGGACGCGGTCGTCGTCCACACGCCCGAGAACGTCTGCTACCTGTCCGGGCACGCCACGCCCGGCTACTACACCTACCAGTGTCTGATCGTCACCGCCGACGGCGAGGCCGCCGTGCTGTCCCGGCAGACCGAGACCGTCAACGCCCGCGAGACCACCCACCTGGACCGCGTCGAGGGGTTCGCGGACAGCGCCGATCCGCTGCGCGCCACCGCCGGGCTGCTGGCCAGGCTCGCCCCGGGCGCCACCGCCGTCGGCCTGGAGACCCGTTCGTGGTTCCTGCCGCCTGAGTCGTACGAGCGGCTGAGCGGTCTGCTGACGGCGGGCGGGGCGCGGGTGCGGTCCATCGACGGCGCGCTGGCCGCCGCCCGGCTGATCAAGTCGCCCGCGGAGATCGAGCAGATCAGGGCGGCGGCCCGGAGCACCGACGCGGGGATGCTGGCCGCCGCCGAGGCCGCGGTGCCCGGCGCGAGCGAACGGGCCGTGGCCGCCGCCGCGTTCCAGGGCATGATCGCCTCCGGTTCGGAGTACTTCGGCATGGAGCCGTTCGTCGCGTCGGGTCCCCGGGCCGGCACCATTCACGCGAGCTGGTCGGACCGGGTGATCGGCGCCGACGAGCCGGTGCTGCTGGAGATGTCGGCCACCGTGGGCCGCTACAACGCGCCGCTGATGCACACGGTGTGGAGCGGCGCGCTGAGCGGTGAGGCCGCCGAGATGGCCGTCGCCTGCGCCGCCGCCCGGGACGCGGCGCTGGCCCATGTCAGGCCGGGCGGCTCCCCCGCCGAGGCGCACGCGGCGTGCAAGGCGGCCATCTCGGACGCCGGGCTCGCCCACACCTACCGCAAGCGCAGCGGCTACTCGGTGGGCATCGCGTTCGCGCCCGACTGGGGCGAGGGGCATCTGCTCTCCCTGGGCGAGACGGAGGAGAAGCGGTTCGCGGCGAACATGGTGGTGCACGTGGTGCCGACGCTGCGGATCGCGGGCACGGCGGGGATCGGCCTGTCGGCGACCGTCCTGATCACCGACGACGGCCATGAGGTCCTGACGTCCTGCCCGGTGGGGCCGCAGCGGTGA
- a CDS encoding MFS transporter, with protein sequence MNTGSATPAGPRRQEGGLPAPGRLNGAQRKAIVAGTIGNTVEWVDWALYSIFAKVIADEFFPKGDSGVALLSTLAVFAVGFVMRPVGAAVLGAYADRHGRKKGMTLTVALMAGAGFAIAITPSYDAIGVLSPLLLLVARLVQGFSAGGEFGSSSAFLVESAARGRRAFAGSWQQVSVAGGVLIASLLGTLTTSVLSDDALHSWGWRLAFVLGGLLGLVGLWLRVSVEDTHSFTQAQDAGRTRVNPVKAMFVEHPAATLRVVGITIAGTLTYYIWVNYLPTYANLTTGIPLKKALLSQTLCLVVFVIALPFAGLLSDRLGRKPTMAAFAGGFVVLAWPLLHLLNDSFLSLFLVQLIGMLLILGYSANCAVIMAEQFPAEVRATGIALPYALAVAVFGGTAPYLTTWMHESGHSDLLWIYVSVASLISLAVYLTMPETKDKEFH encoded by the coding sequence ATGAACACCGGATCCGCCACACCGGCAGGCCCCCGCCGGCAGGAGGGCGGCCTCCCCGCCCCCGGCAGACTGAACGGCGCCCAGCGCAAGGCCATCGTCGCCGGAACCATCGGCAACACCGTCGAATGGGTCGACTGGGCGCTCTACTCGATCTTCGCGAAGGTCATCGCCGACGAGTTCTTCCCGAAGGGCGACAGCGGGGTGGCCCTGCTGTCCACGCTCGCGGTCTTCGCCGTCGGGTTCGTGATGCGCCCGGTCGGCGCCGCCGTCCTCGGCGCCTACGCGGACCGGCACGGCCGCAAGAAGGGCATGACCCTCACGGTCGCGCTGATGGCGGGCGCCGGTTTCGCCATCGCGATCACGCCCTCGTACGACGCCATCGGGGTGCTGTCGCCGCTGCTCCTGCTGGTGGCCCGGCTGGTGCAGGGCTTCTCCGCCGGTGGCGAGTTCGGTTCCTCGTCGGCCTTCCTGGTCGAGTCGGCGGCCCGCGGCCGGCGCGCGTTCGCCGGGTCCTGGCAGCAGGTGTCGGTGGCCGGCGGTGTCCTGATCGCGTCGCTCCTGGGCACCCTCACCACCTCGGTGCTCAGCGACGACGCCCTGCACTCGTGGGGCTGGCGCCTCGCGTTCGTGCTCGGCGGCCTGCTGGGCCTGGTCGGCCTCTGGCTGCGGGTCTCCGTCGAGGACACCCACTCCTTCACCCAGGCGCAGGACGCGGGCCGCACCCGCGTCAACCCGGTGAAGGCGATGTTCGTCGAGCATCCGGCGGCCACCCTGCGGGTCGTCGGCATCACGATCGCGGGCACCCTCACCTACTACATCTGGGTCAACTACCTGCCCACGTACGCCAATCTGACCACCGGCATCCCGCTGAAGAAGGCGCTGCTGTCGCAGACGCTCTGCCTGGTCGTGTTCGTGATCGCGCTGCCGTTCGCGGGGCTGCTCTCGGACCGGCTCGGGCGCAAGCCCACCATGGCGGCGTTCGCCGGCGGGTTCGTGGTGCTGGCGTGGCCGCTGCTGCACCTGCTGAACGACAGTTTCCTCAGCCTGTTCCTGGTCCAGCTGATCGGCATGCTGCTGATCCTCGGCTACTCGGCGAACTGCGCGGTCATCATGGCCGAGCAGTTCCCCGCGGAGGTGCGCGCCACCGGCATCGCCCTGCCCTACGCGCTGGCCGTCGCGGTCTTCGGCGGCACGGCCCCCTACCTCACCACCTGGATGCACGAGAGCGGGCACAGCGATCTGCTGTGGATCTACGTGTCGGTCGCGTCGCTGATCTCCCTGGCCGTCTATCTGACGATGCCGGAGACCAAGGACAAGGAGTTCCACTGA
- a CDS encoding homoserine dehydrogenase, translating to MSEGERRPTAREGAAVAGRAVIPVVLSGFGRVGRAYADRLAQASREGSGLRLAAVRTGSGEWLAPSGTDAPPPSPPFTGPPAGLAATLALTRAAVLVQALPSTPRARATATAEAVTALRSGVHVVTAAKAHLLSGWRELEEAAREGGALIRLSAATGAALPAGDLARSGVRGLGCRSVRACPNGTSTFVLDVMARGGTLAEALAEARRLGIAEGDPSADLSGRDAATKVVLLAALLWGWDAAAVRWRTEPIEESTAVAACAAAGRGRRLRAVASAAAGVPHEVRVRLEETPAGDPMHALAGPEKAVVYGCPEAGDITVSGGRSSPLGAALALFKDTLEVAERRRYGFG from the coding sequence GTGAGCGAGGGAGAACGGCGGCCGACAGCGCGGGAGGGTGCCGCGGTTGCGGGCAGGGCCGTCATACCCGTGGTCCTGTCCGGTTTCGGGCGGGTCGGCCGGGCCTACGCCGACCGGCTCGCCCAGGCCAGCCGCGAGGGGTCGGGGCTGCGGCTGGCGGCCGTCCGGACCGGCTCGGGCGAGTGGCTGGCGCCGTCGGGCACCGACGCGCCACCGCCGTCACCGCCGTTCACGGGACCGCCGGCCGGCCTCGCCGCGACCCTGGCGCTGACCCGGGCGGCGGTGCTGGTGCAGGCGCTGCCCTCCACGCCCCGGGCGCGTGCGACGGCGACCGCTGAGGCGGTCACCGCGCTGCGGTCAGGCGTCCATGTGGTGACCGCGGCCAAGGCCCATCTGCTCAGCGGCTGGCGGGAGTTGGAGGAGGCCGCGCGGGAGGGCGGCGCGCTGATCCGGCTCTCGGCGGCGACCGGGGCCGCGCTGCCCGCGGGCGACCTGGCCCGCTCCGGGGTCCGCGGGCTCGGCTGCCGCTCGGTGCGGGCCTGCCCGAACGGCACCTCCACGTTCGTCCTCGACGTGATGGCGCGGGGCGGGACGCTGGCCGAGGCGCTGGCGGAGGCGCGGCGTCTGGGCATCGCGGAGGGCGATCCGTCGGCCGATCTGTCCGGCCGGGACGCGGCCACCAAGGTCGTGCTGCTGGCCGCCCTGCTGTGGGGCTGGGACGCGGCGGCCGTGCGGTGGCGCACCGAGCCGATCGAGGAGTCCACGGCGGTGGCGGCGTGCGCGGCGGCCGGCCGGGGGCGGCGGCTGCGCGCGGTGGCGTCGGCCGCGGCCGGCGTTCCGCACGAGGTGCGGGTCCGTCTGGAGGAGACTCCGGCGGGCGATCCGATGCACGCGCTCGCGGGTCCGGAGAAGGCCGTCGTCTACGGGTGTCCCGAGGCCGGTGACATCACGGTGAGCGGGGGCCGCTCCAGCCCGCTGGGCGCCGCGCTCGCCCTGTTCAAGGACACCCTCGAGGTCGCGGAGCGGCGACGGTACGGGTTCGGGTAG
- a CDS encoding polysaccharide deacetylase family protein encodes MPTEDSGLPAESWRWPEETWRGQVDAVRAGRRLVPDRWPGGARVAVALSFDSDHETIPLRDGETSPGRLAQGEYGARVGAGRVLELLARYGVPATFFMPAVSALLHPEEARAYTGDGHELAVHGWIHERNMLLGHADERELTARALDTLTSVTGRRPVGIRTPSWDFSPSTLAIMLELGFGYDSSLMADDEPYEIVAAGRPTGLVEIPVDWIRDDAPYFTMDRYGSVRPHSRPRDVGEIWRDEFDAAYRDGGVFQLTLHPHVIGHRSRLVVLRELLDHIAAHPGVWYATHAQLADAARAVPHPTGVPGSPVPPASAVSPTPPVPPVPPASPTPHASPVRSVPDAPEHTP; translated from the coding sequence ATGCCCACCGAAGACTCCGGCCTGCCCGCGGAGAGCTGGCGCTGGCCCGAAGAGACCTGGCGCGGTCAGGTCGACGCCGTCCGGGCCGGCCGCAGGCTGGTCCCCGACCGCTGGCCGGGCGGCGCCCGGGTCGCCGTCGCCCTGTCCTTCGACTCCGACCACGAGACGATCCCGCTGCGCGACGGCGAGACCAGCCCCGGGCGGCTCGCCCAGGGCGAGTACGGCGCCCGGGTCGGCGCCGGGCGGGTCCTTGAGCTGCTGGCCCGCTACGGCGTCCCGGCGACGTTCTTCATGCCGGCGGTCTCCGCGCTGCTGCACCCTGAGGAGGCCCGCGCCTACACCGGGGACGGGCACGAGCTGGCCGTGCACGGCTGGATCCACGAGCGGAACATGCTGCTCGGCCACGCCGACGAGCGGGAGCTGACCGCCCGCGCCCTCGACACGCTCACCTCGGTGACCGGGCGGCGGCCCGTCGGCATCCGCACCCCGTCCTGGGACTTCTCGCCGTCGACCCTCGCGATCATGCTGGAGCTCGGCTTCGGCTACGACTCGTCGCTGATGGCGGACGACGAACCGTACGAGATCGTCGCGGCGGGCCGGCCCACGGGTCTGGTGGAGATCCCGGTCGACTGGATCCGCGACGACGCCCCCTACTTCACGATGGACCGCTACGGCTCGGTGCGCCCGCACAGCCGGCCGCGGGACGTCGGGGAGATCTGGCGGGACGAGTTCGACGCGGCCTACCGGGACGGCGGGGTCTTCCAGCTCACCCTGCACCCGCATGTCATCGGCCACCGCTCGCGGCTGGTGGTGCTGCGGGAGCTGCTCGACCACATCGCCGCCCACCCGGGTGTCTGGTACGCCACGCACGCCCAGCTCGCCGACGCGGCGCGCGCGGTGCCGCACCCCACCGGCGTCCCCGGTTCTCCTGTCCCACCCGCTTCCGCGGTCTCCCCCACCCCTCCCGTCCCACCTGTTCCTCCCGCCTCCCCCACGCCTCATGCCTCTCCCGTCCGTTCCGTCCCCGACGCCCCGGAGCACACGCCATGA
- a CDS encoding SDR family NAD(P)-dependent oxidoreductase, whose protein sequence is MTHVLVTGAAGGIGGAIAEAFAARGAFLTLADRSPDALDATAARLGSRVATRGADLTDPEAPGALVEAAWAAHGPVDVLVNAAGVYPSLDMAEVRAADWDRLFAVNLRAPVLATAAYARLAVAAGRPGSVVNISSGSALRARPGGGPYASSKAALEMATRAAALEFGAHGIRVNAVSPGFVPVSSDCNPVSERYAAAIGANPLGRPGTPQDIARAVCWLAGSDASWITGEILRVDGGSSTGALHLPRIWQPDDTRAVAPGAEPVAGATEGSIR, encoded by the coding sequence ATGACGCACGTCCTCGTCACCGGTGCCGCGGGCGGCATCGGCGGGGCCATCGCGGAGGCGTTCGCGGCCCGGGGCGCCTTCCTGACGCTCGCCGACCGCTCCCCCGACGCCCTCGACGCCACCGCCGCCCGGCTCGGCTCCCGGGTCGCGACCCGCGGCGCCGATCTGACCGACCCGGAGGCGCCCGGCGCGCTGGTGGAGGCGGCCTGGGCCGCGCACGGCCCGGTGGACGTCCTGGTCAACGCGGCGGGCGTCTACCCCTCGCTCGACATGGCCGAGGTGCGGGCCGCCGACTGGGACCGGCTGTTCGCCGTGAACCTGCGCGCGCCGGTCCTGGCGACGGCCGCGTACGCGCGGCTCGCCGTCGCCGCGGGCCGGCCGGGCTCGGTCGTCAACATCTCCTCGGGCTCCGCGCTGCGGGCCCGTCCGGGCGGCGGCCCCTACGCGAGTTCCAAGGCGGCCCTGGAGATGGCCACCCGCGCCGCCGCCCTGGAGTTCGGCGCCCACGGCATCCGCGTCAACGCCGTCAGCCCCGGGTTCGTGCCGGTCTCCAGCGACTGCAACCCCGTCTCCGAGCGGTACGCGGCAGCCATCGGCGCCAACCCGCTGGGGCGCCCGGGAACCCCGCAGGACATCGCCCGCGCGGTGTGCTGGCTCGCCGGGTCCGACGCCTCCTGGATCACCGGCGAGATCCTGCGGGTGGACGGCGGGTCGAGCACCGGCGCCCTGCATCTGCCGCGCATCTGGCAGCCCGACGACACCCGCGCCGTCGCACCCGGCGCCGAACCGGTGGCCGGCGCCACGGAAGGATCCATCCGATGA